TAGCGCAGCCCGAAAAGGACCATTCCCGCCGCCCCGGCCACCGCGCCGACAACACACAGCACGACGGCCCACTGCGCCATTTCCCGTGTCATCCACAGGAGGCTCACGGCGACCAATGCCAGGGAGAACAGGAATCGCTCGCCATTTCCCGGAGCGCGTCCGGAAGTACGTCCGGGAGAGCGGCTCCCCTTCAGTCCCTGCTGGCGGTGCACGAGTACTTGACGCCCTTCATTTTGATGGTCCGCCATCCTGCCATCACCCCCACGGTCGAGGGCGAATTGACCGGGGCGACATCGGTTCCGCCACTGCCGCCGCCGTTCTGCTTGCGGCAGTAATAGCCGAGGGCGTCGAGCTTCTTGACGTCACTCATCGCCTGGTACTTCTTGTACGACTTGATCATGGCCGCACGCTTCTGCGCAGGCGTCGCTTCCTTGGCCTTCGTGTACGCGTAGCACCCGACGCTGGCGCCGATCCCTACCCACGATGCCCCCTTGGCCAGCGCTTTGGCAAGGCCCGCCGCTCCGCTGCCGATGCCGAGGACGGCACATATCTCGTCCGCGCCGAGTGCCTGCCGCTGCGCCGCCTCCTGTGGCGCCGAAGCCGCGTACGCCGTACCACCCGCTACCCCGGTCATGGCGCAGGCAATCACGACGGAAATACCTTTATTACGCATGCTCATGAACTCGTTCCCCCAAGTTCTCGCAATTGCTTGGTCAATGCACGCGGGACGCTACCAGCGGGAACTCGGCGTACGCAATGATCTTTGACAGCACATAGCTATTCCTTGACGGATCTACACGAGCAGCCGTCCGAGCATCTCCCGCGCATACTCCTCGTCGTACTCCCCGCCCGTGAGGAGCACTTGCAGGCTGATGCCGTCCATCAGGGCGACGAGGGCGCGCGCGGTGACCGGGTCGGTGCGGAGCTCGATGACGTCCGCGAGCCCGGCGCACCATTCGGCGGCCACGGGCCGCAGCGCGGGCCTGCGCAGGGCGGCGAGATAGAGCTCGTACTCCAACTCGACCCCGGCCCGCTCCCCCGCGAACCACTCACCCAGGACCCGGGCGAGCCCACGAGCCAGGTCGCCGAGGTCGGCCGCCGGGTCCTCGAACACGTCACTGGCGGCCATCACCTTCGCGAAACCCTCGTTGCTCTGCCGCAGCGCGGCGGTCAGCAGCTCGTCGAGCGTCTTGAAGTGGTACGTGGTCGAGCCGAGCGGCACGTCGGCCTCGGCGGCGACCGAGCGGTGGCTGAGCCCGCCGATCCCTTTCGCCCCGACGACGCGGATCGCGGCGTCGATGATCCGCTGCCGACGCTCGGGATCGTACCGACGCCCCATCAGTGGGCCCCGCCCAGATTGAGCACGACGACGCCCGCGATGACGAGCGCGATGCCCGCGACCTTGACCATGTTGGCCGACTCCCCCAGGAAGATCATGCCGATGGCGGCCACGGCGGCGGTGCCGATGCCGGCCCAGATCGCATAGGCGGTGCCGACGGACAGGGTCTTCAGGGTCTGTGCGAGCAGCGTGAAGGCGAGCAGGTACCCCGCGACCGTGATCAGCGAGGGAACCAGCCTGCTGAACCCCTCGCTGTACTTCATGGCCGTCGTCCCGGCCACCTCCGCCGCGATGGCCGCGGCCAGCAGTGCGTATCCCATGCGTACGAGTGTACATATCGATGCGTACGGGCGTACACAAAAGCGCGTCCAGGCCTCGGGCGGCGCGATCGGCGTGAGCGCACACGACGAAGCCCCCCGGAGAATCCTCCAGGGGGCTACGTACGCGGTGGTGTCACTCTCAGACGTTGAACCCGAGCGCCCGAAGCTGCTCGCGGCCGTCGTCCGTGATCTTGTCGGGGCCCCACGGCGGCATCCAGACCCAGTTGATCCGGAGCTCGTTGACGATGCCCTCCGTCGCCGACTTCGCCTGGTCCTCGATGACGTCGGTCAGCGGGCAGGCCGCGGACGTGAGCGTCATGTCGATCGTGGCGATGTTGGCGTCGTCGATGTGCACGCCGTAGATCAGGCCGAGGTTGACGACGTCGATGCCCAGTTCGGGGTCGACGACGTCGTACAGCGCCTCGCGGACCTCTTCCTCGGAAGCGGGCTTCGTGGTCAGGGTCTCGTTCTCGCTCATGCGGTCTTCCTCTCAGCGACGTCGGCGGCATCGGTGCCCAGCGCCTGGGCCGTCGCGTCCTTCCACGCCATCCAGCTCAGCAGAGCACACTTCACACGCGCCGGGTACTTGGAGACCCCGGCGAACGCGACCGCGTCCTCCAGGACCTCCTCCATCGCGTCGTCCGGCTCCAGCTTGCCCTTGGACTGCATCAGTTCCAGGAAGACCTCCTGGATCCGCTGCGCCTCGGCGAGCTCCTTGCCGACGAGCAGGTCGTTCAGGACGGACGCGCTGGCCTGGCTGATGGAGCAGCCCTGGCCCTCGTACGACACGTCGGCGATCGTCGACCCGTCGTACTTGACGCGCAGCGTGATCTCGTCGCCGCACGTCGGGTTGACGTGGTGCACCTCGGCGTCGCCATCGCGCAGACCACGCCCGTGCGGGTGCTTGTAGTGGTCCAGGATGACTTCCTGGTACATCGAATCCAGCTTCACGTTCCCAGCCAGCCCCTCAGCCGAAGAAGTTCCGTACGTGCTCCAGGCCGTCGACGAGAGCGTCGATCTCGCCGGGCGTGGAGTACAGATAGAACGACGCTCGCGTGGTCGCAGGAATTCCGTACCGCAGGCAGACGGGGCGCGCGCAGTGGTGGCCCACGCGCACCGCGATGCCCTGCTCGTCGAGGACCTGGCCCACGTCGTGCGGGTGGATGTCGCCGAGCGTGAAGGAGATCGCGGCGCCGCGCTCCTCGGCCGTCGTCGGGCCGATGATGCGCAGGTCGGGCACCTCCAGGAGGCGCTTGACCGCGTACTCGGTGATCGCGTGCTCGTGCGCGGCGATCTTGTCCATGCCGATGGCCGAGAGATAGTCCACGGCCGCGCCCAGGCCGACGGCCTGGGAGACCGGCGGCGTGCCGGCCTCGAACTTGTGCGGCGCGGGCGCGTACGTCGACGAGTTCATCGACACGGTCTCGATCATCTCGCCGCCGCCGAGGAACGGGGGCAGGTCCTCCAGGAGCTCCTGGCGTCCCCACAGCACGCCGATGCCCGTCGGACCGCACATCTTGTGACCGGTGAAGGCCACGAAGTCGGCCTGCAGCGCCTGCACGTCCAGCGGCATGTGCGGGGCGGCCTGCGAGGCGTCGATGAGGACGAGGGCGCCGACCTCCTGGGCGCGGCGCACTATGGCCTCGACCGGGTTGTGCGTGCCCAGGATGTTGCTGACCAGGACGAAGGAGACGATCTTCGTCTTCTCGGTGATGACCTCTTCGATGTTGGAGAGGTCCAGGCGACCGTCGTCGGTGAGGCCGAACCACTTCAGCTTCGCGCCGGTGCGCTGCGAGAGCAGCTGCCACGGGACGATGTTGGAGTGGTGCTCCATCTCCGTGATGACGATCTCGGTCTCGTGGTCCACGCGGTAGGGCTCGTCGGCCCAGCCCAGCATGTTCGCGACGAGGTTGAGCGACTCCGAGGCGTTCTTGGTGAAGATCACCTCGTCGCGGCTGGGCGCGTTGATGAACTCCGCGACCTTGTCACGGGCGCCCTCGTACAGCGCCGTGGCCTCCTCGGCGAGGACGTGCACGCCGCGGTGAACGTTGGCGTTGTGCTGCTCGTAGTACTCGTTCAGTACGTCGAGGACCTGGCGCGGCGTCTGCGAGGTCGCCGCGTTGTCCAGGTACACGAGCTTCTTGCCGTCGTGGATCGTGCGATCCAGGATCGGGAAGTCCTTGCGGATCGCCTCGGTGTCGAGGAGGCCGGAGAGCCCCTGGTGGGCCACTGTCACGCGGATGCGCCACCCTTCGTGTAGGCCTCGTAGCCCTCGGCCTCCAGCTTGTCGGCGAGCTCGGCGCCGCCGGACTCGGCGATGCGGCCGTTGGCGAAGACGTGCACGAAGTCGGGCTTGATGTAGCGCAGGATGCGCGTGTAGTGCGTGATGAGGAGGGTGCCGACCTCGCCCGTCTCGCGGACGCGGTTGACGCCGTCCGAGACCTGGCGCAGCGCGTCGACGTCCAGACCGGAGTCCGTCTCGTCGAGGATCGCGATCTTCGGCTTGAGGAGCTCCATCTGGAGGATCTCGTGGCGCTTCTTCTCACCGCCGGAGAAGCCCTCGTTCACGTTGCGCTCGGCGAAGGCCGGGTCCATCTGGAGCTGCTCCATCGCGGACTTGACCTCCTTCACCCAGGTGCGCAGCTTGGGGGCCTCGCCGCGGATCGCCGTCGCCGACGTGCGCAGGAAGTTGGAGACCGAGACGCCGGGGACCTCGACCGGGTACTGCATGGCCAGGAACATGCCGGCGCGGGCGCGCTCGTCGACGGACATCTCGAGGACGTCCTCGCCGTCGAGGGTCACGCTGCCCTGGGTGATCGTGTACTTGGGGTGACCCGCGACCGAGTAGGCGAGCGTCGACTTGCCGGAGCCGTTCGGGCCCATGATGGCGTGGGTCTCGCCCTGCTTCACGGTCAGGTCGACGCCCTTGAGGATCTCCTTCGTGGCGTTGTCGGCCTCGACGGTGACGTGCAGGTCCTTGATTTCAAGCGTTGCCATGGGTGCCTCAGGACTCCTGGGAAAGGGAGGCGTGCACGTCTACGAGTACATCGCCCCCTTCGATCTTTACGGGGTATACGGGGACGGGGCGCGTCGCGGGGAGGCCGGACGGCTTGCCGGTGCGGAGGTCGAAGCTGGAGCCGTGCAGCCAGCACTCGATCTGACAGTCCTCCACCTCGCCCTCGGAGAGGGAGACGTTCGCGTGCGAGCAGATGTCGTGAATCGCGTACACCTCGCCCTCGGTGTGGACGACCGA
The sequence above is a segment of the Streptomyces sp. Je 1-369 genome. Coding sequences within it:
- the sufU gene encoding Fe-S cluster assembly sulfur transfer protein SufU; amino-acid sequence: MKLDSMYQEVILDHYKHPHGRGLRDGDAEVHHVNPTCGDEITLRVKYDGSTIADVSYEGQGCSISQASASVLNDLLVGKELAEAQRIQEVFLELMQSKGKLEPDDAMEEVLEDAVAFAGVSKYPARVKCALLSWMAWKDATAQALGTDAADVAERKTA
- a CDS encoding DMT family transporter, which gives rise to MGYALLAAAIAAEVAGTTAMKYSEGFSRLVPSLITVAGYLLAFTLLAQTLKTLSVGTAYAIWAGIGTAAVAAIGMIFLGESANMVKVAGIALVIAGVVVLNLGGAH
- the sufC gene encoding Fe-S cluster assembly ATPase SufC produces the protein MATLEIKDLHVTVEADNATKEILKGVDLTVKQGETHAIMGPNGSGKSTLAYSVAGHPKYTITQGSVTLDGEDVLEMSVDERARAGMFLAMQYPVEVPGVSVSNFLRTSATAIRGEAPKLRTWVKEVKSAMEQLQMDPAFAERNVNEGFSGGEKKRHEILQMELLKPKIAILDETDSGLDVDALRQVSDGVNRVRETGEVGTLLITHYTRILRYIKPDFVHVFANGRIAESGGAELADKLEAEGYEAYTKGGASA
- a CDS encoding TetR/AcrR family transcriptional regulator, encoding MGRRYDPERRQRIIDAAIRVVGAKGIGGLSHRSVAAEADVPLGSTTYHFKTLDELLTAALRQSNEGFAKVMAASDVFEDPAADLGDLARGLARVLGEWFAGERAGVELEYELYLAALRRPALRPVAAEWCAGLADVIELRTDPVTARALVALMDGISLQVLLTGGEYDEEYAREMLGRLLV
- a CDS encoding metal-sulfur cluster assembly factor, which produces MSENETLTTKPASEEEVREALYDVVDPELGIDVVNLGLIYGVHIDDANIATIDMTLTSAACPLTDVIEDQAKSATEGIVNELRINWVWMPPWGPDKITDDGREQLRALGFNV
- a CDS encoding cysteine desulfurase translates to MTVAHQGLSGLLDTEAIRKDFPILDRTIHDGKKLVYLDNAATSQTPRQVLDVLNEYYEQHNANVHRGVHVLAEEATALYEGARDKVAEFINAPSRDEVIFTKNASESLNLVANMLGWADEPYRVDHETEIVITEMEHHSNIVPWQLLSQRTGAKLKWFGLTDDGRLDLSNIEEVITEKTKIVSFVLVSNILGTHNPVEAIVRRAQEVGALVLIDASQAAPHMPLDVQALQADFVAFTGHKMCGPTGIGVLWGRQELLEDLPPFLGGGEMIETVSMNSSTYAPAPHKFEAGTPPVSQAVGLGAAVDYLSAIGMDKIAAHEHAITEYAVKRLLEVPDLRIIGPTTAEERGAAISFTLGDIHPHDVGQVLDEQGIAVRVGHHCARPVCLRYGIPATTRASFYLYSTPGEIDALVDGLEHVRNFFG
- a CDS encoding bifunctional 3-phenylpropionate/cinnamic acid dioxygenase ferredoxin subunit, whose amino-acid sequence is MSLDQARFVRACGLSELEEDTPKRVELDGTPVSVVHTEGEVYAIHDICSHANVSLSEGEVEDCQIECWLHGSSFDLRTGKPSGLPATRPVPVYPVKIEGGDVLVDVHASLSQES